From Paenibacillus sp. PvR098:
TTTGTATACATGGAAAATGAATGTGGGTGATTATCAGAGATAAGGAAAAGGGGTTATTATCGCAATACGAAACTACATATCCGACATATGTAAATAAACATTCTGGGAGCAAAATACCAAATCATGTCTCGTTGATCTGCTAATACTTGAAAACCTATTGTCTTCCAAGAGTGGCCAATGATTATTCCTGCAAAAGATCTTCGTTAAATATAGTATATTCTCAGATAAAGAAACCGTCCAATAACGAAATGGTCTTCATTAATAAGTCACACTTATCGGAGGGCTAATGAGAATCGAACCATTATTGTCCTTTTGCGCAGTGGTCGAACAAGGAACATTTCATAAAGCAGCTGCAGCACTTTATTTAACACAGCCGGCAGTAAGCATGAACATCAAACAATTGGAAAAAGAATTTGGGCAGTCTTTATTTACCCGCGAAGGAAGAGGAAAAACCGTATTAACTCCGTTTGGAGAGAAGCTGTACGTACTTTCGCAAGGATTGCGTGAGCAGATTGAACAATTGGAAATGCTTAAACAAGAAACGTTAAGGCAGAATAGATATGAAATCATCGTTGACTGCAACATCCCGGCCAGTATTAACTTGTTGACTCCATTCAGTGCCAAATTTCAGACAGAAAACCCCGGCTTACATATTTCGATCAATCATACGAAAGGCCAACAAGCCGTCCAAAACCTGCTGGATGGCAGAAGCGACCTTATCATGTTGTTGTCACCGAAACACCATTCGCAGCTGCAATCCGTTGCATTATGGGAAGATGAAATGAAAATTATCGTCCCGCCGGATAATCCCTTGACACAAACGTATTTAACGCTAAAAGATTTGGAAAATCAACCCTTTATATTACCTCCCAAAGGAGTACCCTCACGATCCTTCATCGATGAGATATTCATGAAGCATTTTGGCAAACCGGCAAACAGCTTGATGGAGGTCGGCAATCAGGAAGCACTCAAAAAAAGCGTCGTATCCATAAACAAACCGGGAATTATCCTGACCAGCGCCATTCAGAACGAGCTTCAACTGAACATGTTAAAAGCACTATCTACGGAATTAAAGATGAGTTGTCAACACATTCTATTTTATAAGAAAGATCGTTTTCTTCCCGAATCGATCCTTCGATTTACGAATTTTATCATGGAACGCAGCAATTCAAAGAACCTAGCTCTTTAAACCGCTAAAATGCACAATTATAAAGTACCTCATAATAATCAAAAATGACGTGTCAAACTGCGGTCAGTTTGCACGTCATTTTCATTGTTAATTAACCATTCAATTAGACGGACTCTATATCTTTTACATCTCAACGTCATCTGCAAGGATTGTTCTCTTGTTCGTGATTCCCGAGTAGATACTAAATCCGAGAATAGCAAAAGCTATAAACAACAAGGTCGCAGCGATCGGGCGTTCGAAAAAACCCAAAAAACTGCCTTCAAAACCGATTAAGGATTGCAGAAGGGAGTTTTCCATCAGCTTGCCGAGAATAAAGGTAAGGACGATTGGGGCCATAGGTATATCCACTTTTTTCATAAAGTAACCGATAATTCCGAAAATCAGCATGATTCCCACGTCCCACAGACTGTTACTAACGGTATAGGCTCCCAAGACAGTAATAATAAGAATGATAGGATAAAGTAATCTGGGAGGGACCGTAGCAATCCTTGCCCACACCCCGGCCATCGGAAGATTCATAATGAGCAGAATCAAGTTTCCTATAAACATGCTGGCAATAATCGCCCATACAAGATTGGCATTGGTTTGAAACAAGGTAGGACCTGGCGTTAAACCATGCATGATAAACGCTCCAAAGAGGATAGCAATCGTAGGCGAGCTGGGGATTCCTAAAGTGAACAACGGAATGAGCGCCGCGCCGCAATATGAATTGTTGGCGGTTTCAGGACCGGCCACACCTTCTATGGCACCTTTTCCGAATCGGGAAGGATCCTTGGCCACCTTCTTCTCTACCGTATACGATAGAATTGCCGGAATAACCGAGTTGGAGCCTGGTATTAAGCCGATGAGAAATCCGATGCCCGTCCCTCTGCTAATTGCCATTAAGGTAGGGCGCCACTCCTCACGTTTAGGCAGCAATCCGCTAACCTTGGTTTGAATCTTCATTTTTGTGTTGTCTTCCATGGCTAGCATAATTTCAGAAAGCCCGAACAACCCCATGGCAATAGTGACAAAATCCAATCCGTTCATCAACCGGGGTTCACCGAAAGTAAACCGCACTGCTCCCGAAATCGGATCCTGCCCGATAAGTGCTAAGCTTAAGCCGAACACTGCGGAAATCATACCTCTGATGAACGACTTACCCATCAAGCCAATCACCATGGTTAATCCCAGAATCATAAGGGCAAAAAATTCGGCCGGTCCAAACTGTAAA
This genomic window contains:
- a CDS encoding LysR family transcriptional regulator, whose product is MRIEPLLSFCAVVEQGTFHKAAAALYLTQPAVSMNIKQLEKEFGQSLFTREGRGKTVLTPFGEKLYVLSQGLREQIEQLEMLKQETLRQNRYEIIVDCNIPASINLLTPFSAKFQTENPGLHISINHTKGQQAVQNLLDGRSDLIMLLSPKHHSQLQSVALWEDEMKIIVPPDNPLTQTYLTLKDLENQPFILPPKGVPSRSFIDEIFMKHFGKPANSLMEVGNQEALKKSVVSINKPGIILTSAIQNELQLNMLKALSTELKMSCQHILFYKKDRFLPESILRFTNFIMERSNSKNLAL
- a CDS encoding tripartite tricarboxylate transporter permease — protein: MESLGQLLLGFETAITWWNLLYCLIGVTVGMLVGVLPGLGPTTGTALLLPITFGLEPVSAIIMLAGIYYGSMYGGTITSVLINTPGEAASVITCLDGHPLAKQGRAGAALGVAGLGSFIGGTFSVIGLAFLGPPLAELALQFGPAEFFALMILGLTMVIGLMGKSFIRGMISAVFGLSLALIGQDPISGAVRFTFGEPRLMNGLDFVTIAMGLFGLSEIMLAMEDNTKMKIQTKVSGLLPKREEWRPTLMAISRGTGIGFLIGLIPGSNSVIPAILSYTVEKKVAKDPSRFGKGAIEGVAGPETANNSYCGAALIPLFTLGIPSSPTIAILFGAFIMHGLTPGPTLFQTNANLVWAIIASMFIGNLILLIMNLPMAGVWARIATVPPRLLYPIILIITVLGAYTVSNSLWDVGIMLIFGIIGYFMKKVDIPMAPIVLTFILGKLMENSLLQSLIGFEGSFLGFFERPIAATLLFIAFAILGFSIYSGITNKRTILADDVEM